The sequence below is a genomic window from Alphaproteobacteria bacterium.
ACCGCAGCGATGATCCGAGACCGAAGAGCGAGAGGATGACTGCACCCCATCTGGTAGCCTCCTTTGATACGAACACAACATCATGTGGAGACACCAGTGAATCAGCACATCCGATTCAATGCAATCTTGAAATGCTCTAGGTTTGTTGGCCGGGAAGCACCGGATCGTTCACCGCCAAGCCCTGGTTCCATTGCTTGAGATTGTCCACCACGGCCCGGGACATCATCTCGCGGGTGTGGTGGGTGCCGGAGCCGATGTGGGGCAGCAGGACAACCTGCTCCAGCGCCATCAGCTCGGCCGGCACATAGGGCTCGTGCACGTAGGCATCCAGACCGGCGGCCGCGATGACCTTGTTTTCCAGCGCCGCAATGAGCGCCGCTTCGTCGACCACCGTGCCCCGCGAGACATTGAGCAGAACCCCTTCCGGTCCCAGAGCCTGCAGCACGGCGCCGTCCACCAGGTTCCGGGTCTCCTCGCCGCCGGGCACGATGACCATCAGGAAATCGACGGCCCGGGCCAGTTCCAGGGTCGATGCGGCGTAAGCGTAGGAGACGCCGGGCTGGCGCTTGCGGCCGTGGTAGAGGATTTCCAGGCCGAAGCCCTCGGCGCGGCGGGCCACGGCCTTGCCGATGCGGCCCAGCCCCAGGATGCCCAGGCGTTTTCCGCGCAAGGTGGCGCTGAGCGGAAACATGCCCCCGGGCCAGCGCCCGGCGCGCAGGAAGCGGTCGGCCTGGGGGATCTGGCGCACCGTGCCCAGCAGCATGCCCATGGCCGTATCGGCCACCTCCTCGGTATTGACGTCGGGGGTATTGGTGATGGTGATGCCGCGCTCATAGGCGGCGTCTATGTCGATATGGTCGCAGCCCACACCCAATACAGCGACGATTTCCAGGCTGGGAAAACCATCGAGAAAGGCGCTGTCGACGGCCACGGTGCTGACGTGGCCCGAGCCCACCATGCCCACCGCCACGGCGCGCAACTCTTGCGCCGTCACGCCGGGAAGGTCCTGGACCGGCGTGAAATCGTCGATCTGGCGGAGCTCGAAGAGTTCCTTCAATTCGGCGTCGGGGGCGCCGAACAATCGTCCGATCAACAGCAACTCGGCCTTTTTCGGCATTTTTTCCAGGGATTTGCCAGGGATTTGGTTGATTATGGAAATCGCAGCCAACTTAGGGGAGGGCCGGGCGTGGAACAAACCGAAAATGCCCCGGAGGCACGGCTGGAAGACCGCTTCCAGATCGAACAGATCCTGCGCCGCTGGGCCCGGGCCGTCGATCGCCGCGATTGGGACTTGGTCAGCGGCGTTTTTCATCCCGGTGCCTACGACGACCACGGCATGTACAAAGGTGATATCGATGGCCTGGTCGAGTGGCTGAAGGTACGCCACCGCTCGATCACCATGTCGATGCATGTGCTGGGTAATGTTTTCATCGAATTCGCCGGCCCGGATTCTGCGCTCT
It includes:
- a CDS encoding 2-hydroxyacid dehydrogenase, with translation MPKKAELLLIGRLFGAPDAELKELFELRQIDDFTPVQDLPGVTAQELRAVAVGMVGSGHVSTVAVDSAFLDGFPSLEIVAVLGVGCDHIDIDAAYERGITITNTPDVNTEEVADTAMGMLLGTVRQIPQADRFLRAGRWPGGMFPLSATLRGKRLGILGLGRIGKAVARRAEGFGLEILYHGRKRQPGVSYAYAASTLELARAVDFLMVIVPGGEETRNLVDGAVLQALGPEGVLLNVSRGTVVDEAALIAALENKVIAAAGLDAYVHEPYVPAELMALEQVVLLPHIGSGTHHTREMMSRAVVDNLKQWNQGLAVNDPVLPGQQT